CCTACTGTTTAGcctactttcaaaaaataaatgttattcgaacgttccataaagaacctttaatataTGGAACGTTTCTATTGCGCAAAAGCATAGGTAAAGTGGAAAATTCTTTTTTAGAACGGTtgactgatttttacatttttttttttttagaacgaaACGAAATACGTATAATATAAACTATAGGCTACATCTGAACTGCATTAAgtcaatttctgaaaaaaaatacattcataaaatgACTACACCTATAGGCCTTGCAGTAAAACAGTTAATGCTAATTTGTTGGGGTCTATATCACTTACCTATCTGAATGCGTTCTTATAAAGTGACGAGAGGGAGAAATGTTCTAACTAGAATTTAGAAATAAGGTCAATCAGTACCAGCAAAACTTCGACTTTAATGAGGAGTTCGTATCTTTAAAAGCCATTCAAGAGAACAATGGCCTGTAAAATTCCTAGTCGAGGAGGTCTGAAATCACGGCGTGAGTGCTTTGGACAGATAAGACCAACCCAACAGTCTTGTATAAACAAACACCTCAGGCCATTTTCCTCCGGCGCGCAGAAAAAATACATCTGGAAAAGTTGCTAAATCGTGCAAGGCTTGAGTCGTGATTGATGAAGAGGATACAATAAGTGTCAAATTCCCATGGCACCTTCACATGCGCACGCCCTGTCTCCAAATTCAACATGAAGAGATGTTAAAAATACTTAgatttttatagtataaaaacatttaaacactaaCATCTCTTCGtgttactaaaacatttttttcataataggCCTAATTGAGTTTAATGATTAAACTATTAAGTAATGTTTACCGACTGGACAATCTATGAACCATCTGCTTTTATTCTTAATTAAGGACGCATGGTGCACAACACTATACGTGCATAACGCAACGGATTCTCTTCAGTTCCGAGAGTTCTGAAGAGCTTTTATGCAGCTGTTGATTTAGGATACTGATATGGTGTTTCACGAGCTTGTGGTTTGAGAATTCTAATTTAAGGCGCGATTtcctgcatatatatattttttttaattttgtatgtttgAAGATCAGGTAAAATGTCTATCTGTAATCAAGGTAAATAACAAAAGGTATGCATTAATGCCTGTTATGTTCTTAGTCTTAAATGCTAATCAAAAAGCAATGAAAaggttcaatatatatatatatataggtgcaatAGCCTAAGTggttaaaaacaaagatttaggTCAAATGTTCACACGTAGCTTACAAATCAAGGTTGCAGATAGATTTTCAAggctaataaagaaaaaatttaaaattgttctaTATTGTTCTTAAATGGAAAGAAGTCAGATTTtaataaattagttaaattacTTCGTAACTGAatgcaaaatctaattttaatcaGATAATTTTAAACACGAGGATTTGGCTTAACAGATATTCCGAGGAGTTAGTGCAATGAGAGTTCACCAATAAGGAACAGAGCTAGATGCTTTTGTGTGACTTCACTTCCCAATTTTAGAAAGgagagctcaaaaaaaaaaaaaaaaaaaaccgttgcCATCCGGTTATGGTCTAAGCGAAAATAGTATGGTTTGCGCCGATGACTAAATGCGCCTGTGCACACAAGTCGATGCGTTTCAGCTGGGTTATCAAAGTAACTGGGTTTACATAGCTTAAGTTTACCAAAGTATTTTCTTCATGAACTCCACAGAAATCTGCAATGGACTGTACTATTAAGGTAGGCGTTTGATCTGGTTTATTGTCTGTTCTGAAAATGAGTAGCGAGTGCGCAACACCCACACGGTTAGCGCGACTACTGGTGAGAGAGGCAAGGCGGTGATGCAGGTCCCCACTCTTTCCTTCTTGTACAAAATTTCCTCTTCCTTCCCGTTCGTGGTTGAATGTCGGCTCTTTAATAACAAGAAACCACTACAACATTTAGACTCAGATAAAAAACGAAATGGTGTCCACTGCGCGCGAGAGAGGGTATGCACAAATTTGTTAttccatttgttttaattttttttttaacagttacgTTCTAGGATGCAAAAATGGCATATTTAATGATCCATCCAAGTTAAGTAAGCTAAGGACATGTAACTAACCTACTTTCTACTTACCATCTTAAGAACGACGAAAACGCACGCAAATGCAAACTGGAAAACAATGCACAGAATTTCACATATGGCACAATTATGGCGGGGCGCTCTCGAGGCAGGTGGCTTTATGGCGCCAACAACAAGGTATACATGTGGAgactttaaaaatcacaaaacgaAAACGtctagtatttttttgttttgtttactttcgACTGGTTAAATCTGACATGGCACTTTGCGAGAACTAATAGGCTATATTAATGCATCTCAACTGTGATAAAAGGCATATGCTGAGtgagtttcagttttatttagatGGTAACATGTCATGGCAGAAAATGGTGGCAAGCAAccgttaatattattaatacattgtgGCTAAGTTTTTTATTCGTGCTGAAAAAATTCCAGTAAAGCTacataatgttgattattattttcaAGATTAACTAAGCGAGTGGTAGGTTAATTAGTTATTCTAGAACCTCGATTAATTTAGGGAGCTAAAACTGCAGCTacattcattcaaaacaaaacCCATACAAACACAGGGGGCTAATCATAAAATGATTGTAACCGCTAAAATCCCAGTCATTATCTGCGTGCTGAAATTCATTTCGATAATAAATGGGCTACTGTCGTCAACTGCTTACTGTTGTTgtcttatgtttgttttatttacataaatattttagctaacactttattttaaggtgtccttgttgcacgttacatgtacttactattagctataataacaataaattatgcataattacatgcaagtaactcctaatcctaaccatattaTAGTAAGGACAAAATAGTCTAGTATTATCcaaatgtgtaacaaggacaccttaaaataaagtgtatccaTATTTTGAAATAACGACTTTATCTTTTAAATAGGCATGGTCTTCAacgtgtaaaaataatatttctcaaatatGCTATAGGCCTTTTCTAATTACTCactatgttcatttttttatttggttaacaGCTTTGAATGTGACGCATTGgggttgtttttattgttaattctgCAAAAACTGTTGGTTCATCTTGTCCTTTCACGCAATGATCCCTATACATCCCCCTCTGTAAACTAGAGCAGATGGGTAGCCTGTTGCATTCCTGTGTTTCGTGTTTGTAGTTGTTCCATGCCTGATTTAGTTCTTTAAGGAATAATTTATAGCAAAGTGCTGGGCGCTTGTCAGGTGTCGTTATCAGAGCTGAGCAGGCTTCCTGTCTCAAACCTCAAGACTTTCCGCACACACTTCCGCAGTCCCTCCTCGAAAAAAAAGGCAACAAAGACtgacaaaacaaaactgattcGATAGACGAATATTCGATGCCAATGCATTGTtctacattttcaattaaattagcCGGACAACAAACTGAAGCGAATTCGAACGTGTTGCGGCGTCCTGTTAATGCAGGTTCTCCTCAGAGAAGCGCCACCATCTCCACTTGCAAGATGTTGCTGATTAAAACTTGTGAAAACCACAAAGTGTTTTTGCAGCTCAGAGCGCAGCTGCGTCTCTCTTTGCAAAATCAGCATGCCTTAACGTCAACTTCTGCTTTCCTTCACTCTCGCAAACTGAACATGACTAACATCATAACTGTGAAAGTTCTAGCTCGAATATGATTCATTAGCGAAGTCTTGTGCGTTAAAGCTTTTAATTAAGGCTGtctttaatattaacattattacatGACATTAGAAAGTAGCCTGATTacggtataaatataaaaatgtagtaattGACATTATTATTACTTGTGTTATTaccatttatattaaaataataatattgatttaattatagTAGATTCATTTATACAGGCACTGTAtcatatgcaatttattttttattatatttgcaaaTTCTGGAAGTAACGAATAATTTAGCAATATACGAGTAATTAAACGAATTTCAAAGTATCAAAGCTGTAGGGCTATTTTGTTTCTTAGAATGCAGTGACTGCTGTTTTATCAGACTCAGTGAGCTACAAACAGTACGAAAAATTGCACATTATCTCAGTGATCAGTGAGACCGGGGTTGGTtggcacattttcattctttcttgaTTATCTCTGGCGAAACAAGCAGTAGAATCACTCAaccgtgtgtgtgcgtgtgtgtggtggttTTGTTAAAAACAGACACTACAagacattaatgtaaaaatattttctaacttTCGTTCATGACTGAAGTTGTGTTCACCATCCCCAGGTTGTGGGGTCAGTTTGCATATACtgttaaatgagaaaaagaaCATTAGAGgaagaaacaaacagaaaatataaaaatggtggTTTTAAAACCAACCAAACAGgacatttttgtacaatttttttctcTTAGTAGTCATTTCGATCATATAATAGGAGAACTATATATTTGTCCACcttcacaaattattttttcttattttacattgACACTCTTTTCATAAATTGTCAGAGGTGGCATCATTTgtcagtcttaaaaaaaaaagtttccatatgTATTAATTGATATTTGAAACCTATTTCtgcaagttatttttttaataataatttagtgctaaatgtacaattataataaccctgtctTCCCTAATAATGTGCCTTaatttttatatagttatttaataGGTTTATATGGCAAATAGcccaaattacacattttataaaataatttatggatAATAATACTGAGTTAATGTAGTTAAGGAATTGCACAATTAGGCcctattcattatatttaaaatgatgaaaataaataaattaaatcattggCAAGCATGGCTATAGTATACAGTGCACAGTATTTATGCAGCAACAGTATTTTTTGCATGTCTGAATTCTGCATTTTACTGTGATTTTCACTCTAATACTTCAGACCAACAAATTAGACTTTACAGCAGCAAACCAACTAGAATATGATAAAGCCAATTGTGATAGAGAAAGAAATACAGAGATCAGACTATGTGTCCCATATTACCCAATGTCCCATTATGATAATAAGCAAAGGGACATTTCATAACCTGATTTCATTACCAAAGATTTACCACATTGCTTTTCAGTGCTTCCTGTACTAGCATGCATCAGATTCAAACCTGTACACCTTTAAAACATTTAGTCTTATTTCTAGATTTACTAGTGGTAATCTAATAAATCTGTTGGATTATCACAGAATAAGTTTGCAGTGAACTCCGCCCTTTGAGGGTGATATACTGTGTGATTAgtttttgtgcaaaacctctgaAACCTAAAAGCACCAAGGTTTTTTTCTGTGCAGCGTTGCTCTACCACAAGTTCTGAGAATTTCTTTCACAAGACCAAATGGAGGTCTGTTGCAATTGACTTGAAAACACTGCTTGCATGTCACAGGCACCCAGCGGCGCCAAGGACGGCACAACAATAGCAAGACTGTGTTTATGTGCATCTCTGTGTGATGTTTTTGATGTGAGATGCACATTAATCTCACTGACCTCGACTCTGACATTTTGCACACAGCATGCAGTTTGTGTTTGCTAAAATATTGCGTTTGGTTTCTCAAGCAACAGAGACCGATATGAAACTCATCGAACAGGAAGTCAGTTGTGGCCAGGGTAGAGTATGTTTATGTTCATCACTTTGGAGGAGAGAGAGCAGTACTATGTGTGTGGGGTTGTGGTTTAAAAGGTGCATAGGTGCATAATAATTTTAACTgcagaataaaatattaactgttgGCTGGCTGCAGTTTAGCTTGCTGTAAACGAGAAGATGCAGAATACATCATTTATCCAACTGGCACATTTGCTTTTTGTACACTGATCCAaaagaattgttttaaataagtGAGTGTTCAAATGGTGTTGGAAAATGCATTGCAATCTAAGTGCATGTCATCTCTCCTACACAGAGCAGCATCAAGTTCAGCCTCACCTGTGCCACAAGTTAAGGCTGTGGATTGCACTTTACTGTTGTATGTGTGTACACAAGACTGACGCTTGCAAATGCACACAGACTAGGCTATGAAAATGGTTTGAGTTCTCAGCTTGGCCTTGTTTTAAGCTCGCTTTCACTTCTCTACTAGAGCACGACTTTTCATGGCCTTTATTATAGTGTGAGAGATAGCTAGTGCTATTCACAGCTAGTTCAGGAGAACTACAAATGATTAAGATTTATGGCATTGAATTATTACTGGCAAAAATGTACGATATTTTAAGAGAAACCAGTAATATTGACTTGTCACTCGGGTTTGGCAATTCAGATTGCAACAACAAATCGATCCATTCGCAAGCCCTATAAAACTGCAAAGCTTTATCAACTTTAATACAAAGATGCCAACATTCATCATCAAGTCTGACATGGCTTAGCTTTTCCAGTTAAAAATTAGTCacatgaatttctttgaatttcacgtcactgtaattctacttccttacattcataataaatctgctagttcaatttaaattcaggcaTTCTTTATTCTGAATGGACAACAAAACCCAAAGTAGTTGGTTTTTGTTTGGGCCATAAGAGAACATTCTTTTCTGGTAGTCTTGATCTGAAATATCCATGATATAAAATCCTTTGAACTTTTATCATCAAAAAGCAATTTTATCAGTAAATGCCAGTCAATTAATAATATGAAAGACCGAAACAGATTCTTGTTACAAATGCGCAAGACTTCAGGTCAGGTGAATGCACCCTACAATGCTGCCTCCTCCCTGTTTGGTGACCCTCAACAGCATTCAGAACAAATTTGTTTTTCAGCTTTAAATGACCCATATTTCTACCACTCCTCTGTTTCCTATCTCATGCCCCATGCCAAAAGGTTTCACTGCACATGGGGGCCAGATTTCCTGTGAGCCACCGAAAAAGCTCAGTGCTGACGTATTTCAGCTCTAAAGACAATACTAAAGCCCTCTAAACAAGCTCCCTGAATTCAGCTataacacaaacatttattcatGCACAAACACTTACatacatttgaatgtttaaaacatctttttgaagttttaaaaggACACACCTAGACCAGAGTGCTCGAGAGCAGACTACCACCACTAAACACAGGAAGAAAATGCATAGATGATGTCTCAATTTCTAATTTGACTCTTGTGCCAAGTCACATCTACCTGGAAGTTGGAAAAAAAAACGCCCTAAACTATTCcgataaacttttttttcagtttcaaaatTAATACCCCATGTAGCTGAACAATAAGAGAGCATAAGTAATTTTAGTGCTAATTTTATAGTTTCATAAGGTTTTGGACTCTAGCTAATATAGCTTTTGATTCATTAGATTTAATTTCTATTaactctacactcttaaaaataaaggttccaaaatggggttttcgcagtgatgccatagaagaaccatctTTGGATCTACAAAGAATCTTTTACTGAACTGTTCTTAAAAGAACTAtattttcttaatgtgaagaacattttaataccctaaagaacctttatttttaagagtgtagttcctccctagagtttttttttattgtccagATAAACCTTAAGTTTGTGCCCCAAATCAATTCTTTTGACATCAGTTGCTGATTAGAAAGTCATGGCATAGCGATAATAGCGGAAACCCGTAATATCCCTGTTCTGGAACTACTGACTAAATGATTAAGTGTTATGTCTATTCTTACGCTATGGTTTGTTGTTCACCTAAATCAAGGACtttaagtgttttgtttacataaccaGTGTGTTGTATACTTCACAGGAAGCTCTATCGGTGGTGAGTGAAAACCAGTCCATATTCGAGTCGCCCTTCAGTGGTCCCCAGGCCATGCACATGAAGGGAGAGATCACGCCGCCTGCAGTGTTCAGACAGGGTTCTGAAGAGAGCGTAGAACCCACTGAGCCAGACTGGACCGAATCGGCCACACAGAACCCTGCGAAGAGAGCAGAACACATCAACGGAAACAGGTGGGACAACAAACCTTAATGTCAGAAGATCCAAGTCTCCatttatacactcttaaaaaaaaataaaggttctttactggtaTTTATGGTTCCATAAAGTAATGTTtcaatgcacaaaaggttctttatactGTAAAAAGGTTCTAAGTTTCTattcttcacattaagaaataAATTCTGGCAtaatttacttaccttcatgtcattccaaatccatatggctttctttcttctgtggaacacaaacggAGAAGTTTcccagaatgtccaagctgctcttttccacacaataATAGCAGTGACAACAGCTATTAAGCACCAATAAGAAAAGCACCATAAATTAGTCCATACAGGTCATACGTGACAAGTATTGTGAAATAACATCTTATTTGCAACTCACCATGTTGCATTACATGTAAGAAACCAGTGCCATTCAGTATcactgatcaaacaaatgcatttcCAGGAAGCATCTGAATTGAGTTATACTATTCTTTCAATATCATAACGGTGAGCATTAAGAACCAGAACATTTTAGCCCTCCTTTTCTTATTTTCTCTCATGCATGTCATAGCCGTGAGTCCCCAGTGGACTGCAGTGTGACTAAAAGGACCCGACACATGAGTAACAGTGATGGGGGACCGTTGGCCTACCAGGCCTCTTACCCAGAGCCACGGAGCAGCCCGCAGACTACCACCCCACCCAGCAGCGCCACAGAGGAGAAGAGGGTCATTGTACCAGCGGGTGAGATCTATTGTAAAAGTCATCAAGTGTTTCACTGTCATTTATACAGAAAAGTAGAGAGtgattgtatattttttgtattaacttaagaaaatgcattcacaaacctttttacttttgtaatgagATATATGTAACACACTGAGAAATTACTCCGTTTATTCAGCACAgatgcattcatttaatcaaaagtgacaaatcttttgttatattataaatgtatttactatttaaaattattttcttgtttctattcagagtcctgaaaaaaaagtgtgatcaCATTTCACAGTTCTCACAAAAAATAAGCAGGACAACTTAGTTTCAACAAGAAGTTTCAGTATTCATAATGGTTTCattttcttgagcaacaaatcagtgtattagaatgatttctgaaagatcatgtgacactaaagactgaaataatggctttgccatcagaggtaagaaatacattttaaaatgtattttgaaatatcatgCAGCTTCTTAAGACAAGGACAAGGAATGTGTGTTATGTatcatttttgatacattttgatttcatgttgactgtttttaagactaaaacattaaaagattaaacttttgtctttgcaactaAATTAaagtacttaaactaaaaatataaaattaaaagccaattcaaaatattaataaatacacaacAGTATATAGATGATACTTAACACTTGTTGACTGTAATGAATTTTGTAAAAAGGAAGCATTTAAGCACCTGACAGATTTAGTCTGGAGTTGACCAATTTCTAAAACTAGAGGATGTATAGATGTCTAAACAAAGATATGTGGTAATTATGCAGTGGCCACAGGCTCTTGCATCACTTAGGAACTTGTGCTTTGTGGTAAAAAAGGCTAGTTTGAAATACAAGcattgtaaaagaaagaaaaagcactAATGTGTTTCCTTCTGGTAGATCCCAGTAACCCAACAGACTAAACTACAAGTGACTGCACAGATCCCAACAGAGATAATCACTCTTTACTCCCAAACCAATTAGGAAGTTAAGTTATCTTCAGTGAGGCGTTTTGAAGGTCGTCGTAACATTATTAAAAGGGCAGAGCGGTGGAGTCGCTCCATGCATTGTGCGACAGTGAGTGTATGGGATACCTCCTCATGAGTCACCCAGACCAAACAATTATAATGCTCATAATTCTCGGATATGGCGTCAAATTTCAAGGACAAATAAGAGAGTATGATGGCTTATAAAAGGAGGTCCAAAATATGTGGAGAAGCATTTCCGATAGCATTCCCATTAATCTCAATGGCAGCCGAGTAGCGACGTCAAAAAGGCAGCGAATAATCCTCTAAAAATAAACCGGGCAATggttaagaaattattttatatatacacacacacacacttacatattcaaatatcaaataaatgtgaatgaatgaaaacacacgcatacaaaataaaaaaataaaaacatgaagggCTTTTACAGGTTTTATGTGCGTGTATAAAAGGCCttctttatatgtttttattacataTGTGTTTTATTACGGATGTATATCCGCATGCTTAGAGGGGTTTGTTAAAAGTCAGTGGGAGCAGGGGGGGCgagagaaacaatttttttttttttttactacaaattttGTCCATCAAATATTTTGAGGAGAgactgcctcccttgcctcctctgaaaaaaaaagcccCTGATAATATATCTAGATCTATATATATCAGCCAAACCATGACCCCCTGACCCAAAATCCTTTCTAAAGTACAAAAAGTACATCTAACTAAGATTAAGAGCAGTAACAGAGAGTGCACTGACTTTTTTACCTCATGTTTGAACTCTGAGAAGTACTGTCACAGCTCAAGCACTTGTTCCTCATTTTATTCTTGCTTCTGTCCTGTTTTAGACCCAGAAGTATGGACACAAGACCATGTGCGGCAGTGGGTAGAGTGGGCAATAAAGGAATACGGCCTTTCTGATGTGGACGTGTCCCTCTTCCATACTCTGGATGGAAAAGCGCTCTGCAAAATGACCAAAGAGGACATGATGCGTCTCACTACTGCATACAATACAGACATCCTGCTCTCCCATCTAAACTACCTCCGGGAGAGTAAGGAACTTTGCCTGTAATTCCATATGAATAATCCATTACTAATTGTTAATTTGGTCAAGAAAACATCAGGAAAAAACTTAAAGTGACTTTAATCATTTCAATTTCTAAATGCATTGTTAGTACATTGTGGAAAAGTTTGTGcctataaatacagtaaattaagAGGGCTTGTTTTCTTTGCTATTGTTTACTCAGGTAGCCCCACTTTTTCCTACCCTGCAACCCCTACCAACACACAACAACCACAGCCTAGACTACAGGTTAAAGCTGGTAAGTCAAACATTTTACTTCtatttttaagataatatttagtcatatatatatatatatatatatgatgagcTGAATTTGCATCCTCTGTCCGAATGTACACCACATTTTATATTAGTGCCCCAAAATGAGATGTTTCTTGTAACTGTAATGATCCTAAAGTTATTCCTGCAATTTTGTGCCTAATAATATTattcttatacattttttatcaatGCAAATTTACTAAACACGTATTGCATCATAATGTGGTTTCCGCCCTATGATAAGTCACATGGTTATTTTTATCTGAACAAAAattcttaaaggggtagttcaccctgaaagaatatattaaaattaataaaattaattctgtcatttactcaccctcaagttgtttcaaacctgtatgagtttcttccttctgttgaaaacaaaagatatttttaagaatgttgataaccaaacagttgccagtAGCCATTAACTTCTGTAGAATGGAagaatacaatggaagtcaatggctaccggcaactgtttggttaccaacattctttaatatAACTTTTGTATTCAACAAAGGGAAGaacctcatacaggtttgaaacaacttgagggtgagtaaataacagaattaattttttttgggtaaactatccctttaaatctcccattaaataaaaaaaaaaaagaatatatatatttatatatatatatatattttttataaaacatactccaataagtTATTGTACTGATATAATGCCAATGGCTGAGATAGAGTCTAGAGAGATCCTATGAGGACTGTAGTTAGTTTCTTCAATGAATTTCGCCCCAAGTGTTACGAGGTTTTTGAATCGTTGCACATTCAGACAGGAAACAGCTGCATCAGGACAGGAAGTAAGGGATGTAGAGCTCAGGTTAGGATACAATTGACTATTCTGTGGTAAAGAGAATCATTAGAACAAAAGGACAATCGCCCTGAGGTATTGTGTGCCATCTTCAGGCCTTCTTACAGTTTTGCTGCTGGCTTTGTTCTGCCCTGCGTTTCTCCTTAGGGATCTTTAATGCAGGGCTTCCTTCCTTCTGCGGCTGCGCTTCTCCTTACTCTATAAAGCCATCCTTTCCTGTAAAATCTCCCTTTTGTTAACTGCTCGTATCTGTCTTTGCCTCGGCACAGAAAACAGCTTTGAGGAGATCGGCAGAAGGAATAGTTGGTCCTCAAGCGCCTTACCAGCTGTCCCAAAAGGTTGCTCTGCGTtcacaaaaacatcataatgtCACAATTACAttgcaaaaatatgaaatatttaaaaagggaaaaaaaaactcacctctTTAAAATCACAGGTTCTCCAATCGAACATCAGCACAACACCAGAATTACAGAGCCTCCACCAAGACTTCCACAAGGTCAACAAGTGCACCTTTAATTTAATACTCTATGAAACTGCTTTTAGTTATCTTTTTGTTAAACTACACCTCAAAATATCTAATCAGTATTGTACATTTCCATCTTTGCAGACCCCTACCAAGCATTAGGTCCCATCAGCAGCCGTCTTGCAAATCCAGGTAAGAAGTGACTAATCAAAAAACTGTATAAGCATCATTGTCAAATTAACAACAAATGTGGCCTTTTTAGGGTATGTAATCTCTGGATGCACAGACTGGGCACAACGTTTTGCCCTTTTATAactgaataataaatgaaattagaCCATATATGTGTTCAGTTATATCAGTTATATGATAACTGAATTCCTGTTAATATAATCTGGACAAATTAAACAttcctaaaaacaaaataaaattatatttttattacaattaatttttttaataatttaaatgacatgtatacacatttatcattaaaaagtttggggtcagttactttttttttaagaaattagtaattttattcagcaaagacattaAAAGACCAAAAGTGACTTT
This genomic stretch from Cyprinus carpio isolate SPL01 chromosome B16, ASM1834038v1, whole genome shotgun sequence harbors:
- the LOC109059698 gene encoding retroviral integration site protein Fli-1 homolog isoform X1 → MQVPTLSFLYKISSSFPFVVECRLFNNKKPLQHLDSDKKRNGVHCARERNDENARKCKLENNAQNFTYGTIMAGRSRGRWLYGANNKEALSVVSENQSIFESPFSGPQAMHMKGEITPPAVFRQGSEESVEPTEPDWTESATQNPAKRAEHINGNSRESPVDCSVTKRTRHMSNSDGGPLAYQASYPEPRSSPQTTTPPSSATEEKRVIVPADPEVWTQDHVRQWVEWAIKEYGLSDVDVSLFHTLDGKALCKMTKEDMMRLTTAYNTDILLSHLNYLRESSPTFSYPATPTNTQQPQPRLQVKAENSFEEIGRRNSWSSSALPAVPKGSPIEHQHNTRITEPPPRLPQDPYQALGPISSRLANPETKPFHTKIRPTKHNSNNLPVTSTDRTVGSGQIQLWQFLLELLSDSNNAAIITWEGTNGEFKMTDPDEVAKRWGERKSKPNMNYDKLSRALRYYYDKNIMTKVHGKRYAYKFDFQGISQAHQNHPPDGSVLKYQAEVPYVQGYHSHQPKMNFMGTHSTPMPVSTGNFFGPPTTYWNSATGVVYPSSPMPRHPSTHSHLNSYY
- the LOC109059698 gene encoding retroviral integration site protein Fli-1 homolog isoform X2 codes for the protein MQVPTLSFLYKISSSFPFVVECRLFNNKKPLQHLDSDKKRNGVHCARERNDENARKCKLENNAQNFTYGTIMAGRSRGRWLYGANNKEALSVVSENQSIFESPFSGPQAMHMKGEITPPAVFRQGSEESVEPTEPDWTESATQNPAKRAEHINGNSRESPVDCSVTKRTRHMSNSDGGPLAYQASYPEPRSSPQTTTPPSSATEEKRVIVPADPEVWTQDHVRQWVEWAIKEYGLSDVDVSLFHTLDGKALCKMTKEDMMRLTTAYNTDILLSHLNYLRESSPTFSYPATPTNTQQPQPRLQVKAENSFEEIGRRNSWSSSALPAVPKGSPIEHQHNTRITEPPPRLPQDPYQALGPISSRLANPGSGQIQLWQFLLELLSDSNNAAIITWEGTNGEFKMTDPDEVAKRWGERKSKPNMNYDKLSRALRYYYDKNIMTKVHGKRYAYKFDFQGISQAHQNHPPDGSVLKYQAEVPYVQGYHSHQPKMNFMGTHSTPMPVSTGNFFGPPTTYWNSATGVVYPSSPMPRHPSTHSHLNSYY
- the LOC109059698 gene encoding retroviral integration site protein Fli-1 homolog isoform X6; translation: MDCTIKEALSVVSENQSIFESPFSGPQAMHMKGEITPPAVFRQGSEESVEPTEPDWTESATQNPAKRAEHINGNSRESPVDCSVTKRTRHMSNSDGGPLAYQASYPEPRSSPQTTTPPSSATEEKRVIVPADPEVWTQDHVRQWVEWAIKEYGLSDVDVSLFHTLDGKALCKMTKEDMMRLTTAYNTDILLSHLNYLRESSPTFSYPATPTNTQQPQPRLQVKAENSFEEIGRRNSWSSSALPAVPKGSPIEHQHNTRITEPPPRLPQDPYQALGPISSRLANPGSGQIQLWQFLLELLSDSNNAAIITWEGTNGEFKMTDPDEVAKRWGERKSKPNMNYDKLSRALRYYYDKNIMTKVHGKRYAYKFDFQGISQAHQNHPPDGSVLKYQAEVPYVQGYHSHQPKMNFMGTHSTPMPVSTGNFFGPPTTYWNSATGVVYPSSPMPRHPSTHSHLNSYY
- the LOC109059698 gene encoding retroviral integration site protein Fli-1 homolog isoform X5, which translates into the protein MDCTIKEALSVVSENQSIFESPFSGPQAMHMKGEITPPAVFRQGSEESVEPTEPDWTESATQNPAKRAEHINGNSRESPVDCSVTKRTRHMSNSDGGPLAYQASYPEPRSSPQTTTPPSSATEEKRVIVPADPEVWTQDHVRQWVEWAIKEYGLSDVDVSLFHTLDGKALCKMTKEDMMRLTTAYNTDILLSHLNYLRESSPTFSYPATPTNTQQPQPRLQVKAENSFEEIGRRNSWSSSALPAVPKGSPIEHQHNTRITEPPPRLPQDPYQALGPISSRLANPETKPFHTKIRPTKHNSNNLPVTSTDRTVGSGQIQLWQFLLELLSDSNNAAIITWEGTNGEFKMTDPDEVAKRWGERKSKPNMNYDKLSRALRYYYDKNIMTKVHGKRYAYKFDFQGISQAHQNHPPDGSVLKYQAEVPYVQGYHSHQPKMNFMGTHSTPMPVSTGNFFGPPTTYWNSATGVVYPSSPMPRHPSTHSHLNSYY